Proteins co-encoded in one Sulfitobacter sp. HNIBRBA3233 genomic window:
- a CDS encoding GMC family oxidoreductase, with amino-acid sequence MEFDYVIIGGGSAGCVLAARLSEDPDVSVCLLEAGGKGRDLLIRMPAAVIALLPGRPKIHNWAFHTTPQPGLNGRRGYQPRGRALGGSSAINAMLYVRGQRQDYDGWAEAGCEGWGWDDVLPYFRRAEGNEHGADDLHGGDGPLQVADQRAPSPVTHAFVDAAQQLQIPGRKDFNTGDNEGAGLFQVTQFHDAARNGERCSAAAAYLHPVEDRANLKVITKAHVARILFDGKRACGVAFRENGKGREVRARREVILSAGAFGSPQILNLSGIGAADELSAQGIDVLHDLPEVGKNLQDHLDFILAFQSDSPDTIGLGPRATLKTIREALKWRRDGNSVTASPYAEGAAFFRSGPEVTRADLQLHFVIAIVEDHARKLHMSNGFSCHVCNLRPYSRGSVSLASRDPAAAPLIDPAYLSDDRDMQIMVKGVKKMREIMMAEPLAKYRGKELFGTDGIRTDAEWADIIRERADTIYHPVGTCRMGSDAASVVDPQLRVRGVEGLRVVDASVMPTLVSGNTNAPTIMIAERAADLIRGHAGR; translated from the coding sequence ATGGAATTCGACTATGTGATCATCGGCGGCGGCTCTGCCGGATGTGTTCTGGCCGCGCGGCTCAGCGAGGATCCCGACGTCAGCGTCTGCCTGCTGGAAGCGGGCGGCAAGGGCCGCGATCTGCTGATCCGGATGCCCGCCGCGGTGATCGCGCTGCTGCCGGGGCGTCCGAAAATCCACAACTGGGCCTTTCACACGACACCGCAACCCGGCCTGAACGGGCGGCGGGGCTATCAGCCGCGCGGCCGGGCGCTGGGGGGATCGAGCGCGATCAACGCGATGCTCTACGTGCGTGGCCAGCGCCAGGATTATGACGGCTGGGCCGAAGCTGGCTGCGAGGGTTGGGGCTGGGACGATGTGCTGCCCTATTTCCGCCGCGCCGAGGGGAACGAACACGGCGCGGACGACCTGCACGGCGGCGACGGCCCGTTGCAGGTCGCAGACCAGCGCGCGCCCAGCCCGGTCACCCATGCGTTCGTCGATGCAGCCCAACAGCTGCAAATCCCCGGGCGCAAGGATTTCAACACCGGCGACAACGAAGGGGCGGGCCTGTTTCAGGTGACGCAGTTCCACGATGCCGCGCGCAACGGCGAAAGGTGCTCGGCTGCGGCGGCCTATCTGCATCCGGTCGAGGATCGTGCGAACCTCAAGGTGATTACCAAGGCCCATGTTGCGCGCATCCTGTTCGACGGCAAGCGCGCCTGCGGCGTGGCCTTTCGCGAGAACGGCAAGGGCCGCGAGGTCCGCGCCCGCCGCGAAGTGATCCTGAGCGCGGGTGCCTTCGGCAGTCCGCAGATCCTGAACCTGTCGGGGATCGGAGCCGCGGACGAGCTGTCCGCGCAGGGCATCGATGTGCTGCACGACCTGCCGGAGGTGGGCAAGAACCTTCAGGATCACCTCGATTTCATCCTGGCGTTCCAGAGCGACAGCCCCGACACCATCGGTCTGGGCCCGCGCGCCACGCTCAAGACGATCCGGGAAGCGTTGAAGTGGCGGCGCGACGGAAATTCGGTGACGGCGTCGCCCTACGCGGAAGGCGCTGCGTTCTTCAGATCCGGGCCGGAGGTGACGCGGGCCGACCTGCAACTGCATTTCGTCATCGCGATTGTCGAGGATCACGCGCGCAAGCTGCATATGTCGAACGGTTTCAGCTGCCACGTGTGCAACCTGCGCCCCTACAGCCGCGGCTCGGTCAGCCTCGCCAGCCGCGATCCCGCCGCAGCACCGCTGATCGATCCGGCGTATCTGTCGGATGACCGTGACATGCAGATCATGGTCAAGGGCGTGAAGAAGATGCGCGAGATCATGATGGCAGAACCGCTCGCGAAATATCGTGGAAAGGAACTGTTCGGCACCGATGGCATCCGCACCGATGCGGAATGGGCCGACATCATCCGCGAACGCGCGGACACGATCTATCACCCCGTCGGCACCTGCCGGATGGGCAGTGACGCGGCTTCGGTCGTGGACCCGCAGCTGCGGGTGCGCGGTGTCGAAGGGCTGCGGGTGGTCGATGCGTCGGTGATGCCCACGCTGGTCAGCGGCAACACCAACGCGCCCACGATCATGATCGCGGAGCGTGCCGCGGATCTGATCCGCGGGCACGCAGGACGCTAG
- a CDS encoding response regulator, producing the protein MPNSPKVLIVEDEHLIALDMKQTLVSNGYEVVEIANEPDTALAYLAVEKPDVALLDLNLGDGHTSFEVALRLKELGCPFVFVSGYSRSTFDLPENLADTPWIAKPFREKQLLCELEQFA; encoded by the coding sequence ATGCCGAATTCGCCCAAGGTGCTGATCGTCGAAGACGAGCATCTGATCGCTCTGGACATGAAGCAGACCCTTGTCAGCAACGGCTACGAGGTGGTCGAGATTGCCAACGAACCGGACACTGCGCTGGCCTATCTGGCGGTGGAAAAACCGGATGTCGCGCTGCTGGATCTCAACCTCGGTGATGGCCACACGAGCTTCGAGGTGGCCCTGCGCCTCAAGGAGCTCGGCTGCCCGTTCGTTTTCGTGTCAGGCTATTCGCGATCGACTTTCGATCTGCCGGAGAATCTGGCCGATACCCCGTGGATCGCCAAGCCGTTTCGCGAGAAACAACTGCTGTGCGAGCTGGAACAGTTCGCCTGA